Genomic segment of Gloeocapsa sp. PCC 7428:
TAACGGGCAAATTGGTAGCGGACTTTTGGCACGGGTACAGTTTGCCAGCGAGGAAACACAACGCGTTGTCATACCTCAAACAGCACTCTCGCTACTCACTCAAGGATCGCCTCAACAACAGGAAAGCACAATTTATGTTGTAAATGAAACCGCAGCCAGCGAAGGGACTGTAACCGCGCGTCAAGTAACACTAGGACAAAGTGCGAACGGTCAAGTCGAAATTTTATCAGGTTTGCAACCAGGCGAGCGATTTGTCGCGCGTAGCGGTGGAGCGTTGACTGATGGCGCAACGGTGCGCTTTTCAATTCTTTCGGAGTCACAGCAAGGGAGTTGATAACCATGCAACAGGGCAAAGCGTCAGGATTGAGTGTGAGTGCGATCGCAATTCGACGGCATATCGGCACGCTGATGCTGACGCTAGCAGTCATGGTTATGGGAGTGTTTTACCTAACCTCGCTTCCAGTCGATCTGTTGCCATCAATTACCTATCCTCGTATCGGAGTTCGGATCAATGCCCCTGGGATTTCACCCGAAGTTGCAATTGATGAAGTAACAAGACCTTTAGAAGAAGCTTTATCCGCAACCGAAGGTGTTGTACAAGTTTATTCGCAAACGCGCGAAGGACAAGTCAGTTTAGATTTGTATTTCCAACCAGGGGGAAATATTGACCAAGCGTTGAATGACGCGACAGCAGCACTCAATCGCGGTCGCGGGCAGTTACCTAACACAGTCGAAGAACCAAGATTATTCAAAGTTGACCCTTCACAATTACCTGTATATGAAGTTGCACTGACATCCCCTGCACTCCAAGGTGTTGATTTACGCGTATTTGCTGACGAAGAATTAGCGCGCGAATTGACTGTAGTTCCTGGTGTTGCCTCGGTTGATGTCGCTGGCGGTGTTGACGAAGAAGTTCAAGTCAATATTGACCTCAATCGCCTGCAAGCGTTAGGCGTTGGTTTAACAACAGTGCTAAATGAACTGCAAGCCCGTAACCAGGATATTTCAGGCGGACGCATTCGCGGAGAAAATGGCGAACCGCTGACGCGGACAGTCGGGCGGTTTCAAAGCGCTGACGAAATTCGTAACCTTTCGTTTGAGGTCGCTGGAAGTAATGCACAAGGCACTGAAGATAATGCGACGCTTCCTGTTCGCCGTGTTTACCTGCGTGACTTTGCCGGAGTTGTTGACGGCACAGAAGATCAGCGCGTGTTTGTTAACCTCAACAAACAGCCAGCCGTGAAGTTAAGTATCCAGAAGCAACCTGATGCGAATACAATCACGGTTGTCAATGGAGTCAAGCAACGCATCGAAGAACTGAGAAGATCCGGCGTGATTCCAGCAGATATGGTTTTGACGGCGACATTAGATGAATCGCAGTTTATTAGTAACTCGATTACTAACGTGGCAAGCGCTGGTTTAATAGGGGCAGGACTCGCCGCGATCGCGGTTCTTTTATTCCTCGGTTCGCTGCGTCAAACAATTATCATCGTCTGTGCAATTCCCCTGGCAACATTAGCAGCAATTATTTTGATGGGGTTATTTGGTTTATCACTCAATGTGTTCAGTTTAGGTGGACTTGCCTTAGGCGTCGGTATCGTCGTCGATAACTCGATTGTGATGCTAGAAAACATTGCCGAAGGCGCGGGGATGACTCCTGGTAAAGATGCAAGAACGTGCATGAATTCGCAGCAACTAATTTCACAATCGGTTCGCAGCAGCCAAGAAGTCGAATCGGCGTTAGTTGCGTCAACAAGTACAAACTTGGTTGCTGTTTTACCGTTTCTACTGATTGGTGGGTTTTTCTCATTATTATTTAGTGAATTAATTCTGACAATTAGTTTTGCGGTTGCGGCATCAATTTTGATCGCAATCACGTTTGTACCAATGGTGACATCGCGATTACTTGCAATTCGCTGGTCAAGTCGCGTTGGTAGGTTATGGATATTACAAGCGTTTAATCGGCGATTTGATGCGGCAACTCAGGGATATCGAAACTTTTTGAGCAAGATTTTACGATATCGCTTGCTTGTCGTTGCGATCGCCTTTCTTGTTTTAGGTGGTGGTAGCCTACTCCTGGTTGGACAGATTTCACAAGAAATTCTTCCCCGCATCAGTACTGGACAAGCAACTTTATTTGCGCAGTTTCCCCCTGGAACTGTGATAGAAAACAACCGTAAAGTCATGGATGCGGTTGATGATATTCTGTTAGAACAACCGGAAACTGAATATGTTTTCTCAACTGCGGGTGGTTTTCTCTTTGGTAGCAACACAACAGAAAACCCGTTACGGAGTTCGAGTACGATTACTTTAAAACCTGGTAGTAACGTTGAAGCTTTCGTCGATCGCGTTAATCAAGAGTTTAATCGCCTCAATTTAGCTGGTATTCGTTTGCGCTTAAGTCCTGGGCAAGTGCGGGGCTTAATCTTGAGTAATTCTCCGGTGCGCGGTGCCGAAGTTGATATTATTCTCCAAGGTGATAACGAACAAAATCTACGCCAAGCAGGGCAACAAATCCTGCAAGCGTTAGATCAGCAAGCAACGTTAGCAAATTTCCGCCCTGATGCTGACTCTCGACAGCCCGAACTTCAAATTGTTCCTGACTGGGAACGCGTCGCAAGTTTCGGTTTGACAACGCAAGATATCGGGCAAACAATTCAGACAGCGGTTGAAGGTTCAGTTCCAACACAATTACAACGCGGCGATCGCTTAGTCGATGTCCGCGTCCAACTGAATCAAGCTGATATTCAAAATCAATCGCAGCTATCACGTTTGCCACTATTTGTCAATAGTAATCGCCAAATTCGCTTATTTGACGTTGCGAGTATTCGCGAAGGTCAAGCGCCTGGGGAAATTCAACGAATTAATCAACGCCAAGTCTATATTATTGCGGGTAACTTAAACGAAGGTGCCAGCCTCGGAGATGCGTTAGCTGAAGTCGATACGGTTCTTGAAAACATCGATTTACCACAAGGCGTTAGCATTTTACCAAGTTCTGTTGCCGAAACAAATCAACAACTACAGCGATCGCTACAAATTTTAGGTGGATTAGCGGCGTTTCTCGTTTTCGTTGTCATGGCTGTGCAATACAACTCGCTGATCGATCCGCTGGTGATTATGTTTACTGTACCTTTAGCCCTTGCTGGGGGAATTTTTGGACTTTATATTACCGGAACTGCGATCGGCGCAACTGTTCTTGTTGGCGCAGTGTTACTGGTGGGGATTGTTGTCAATAACGCAATCATCATGGTAGAACTAGCGAATCAAATTCGCGATCGCGAACAAATTGACCGCAAAAATGCTATTCTCAAAGCCGCACCACAGCGCCTACGCCCCATTTTGATGACAACAATTACCACAGTGTTAGGGATGTTTCCGCTGGCGTTAGGTATCGGCGAGGGTTCAGAATTTCTTCAACCCTTAGGAGTGGTTGTTTTTTCTGGCTTGTCTTTAGCAACGCTGCTGACGTTATTAATCATTCCCTGTTTGTATATAATCTTACATGAAATTAGACTGCAAAAGCTAGGAGACAAGCTGAATAAAACGTTTTCACGATGATTTAGACTGACGGGCTGCAATAATAGTTGGTTTATCTAGTAGCGAAATGAGCGTTTGTAAATCGGGCGAGACGCGAGAAGTTAAACTTAGTGTTTGCACGACAGTATCAAAGGTTTTACCTTGAAAGAGCATTTGGTAAGCAATTTCTTCAACTTCTTTCCAGGTAAGATCGCTTTCAACATAAGCTTTGGCGACTGCAATTACCAAGTCTTGATATTCGTTACCCTCAGCTTTGGTCATCATATTGTGGGGAATATCAAAAACTCGATCAAACGAGTAGTACCAGCATTTGGGTTGTAGTTTGACGAGGGATGCGTATAAGTCTCTATTTTCATTTTCATCAACCGCGCGATCGCTCTCGCTACCAATAATAAAGCAGGGCGCTGCGGCAATGCTTGTTTTTACGCGATCGAGAATATCTTGCCCCATATCCATAAACACGCGTAATGCAGGCATCACAAAGCCATCGTAGCCGTAACTAATCGCACCTTCTTCAGTACGCCACTGAAAGTAAATCGGCAGTATTTTAACGATGAAGTCAACAAGAAGATTACTATTACTCAAAAACGGCGCAAATAGCAAAGCACGGTGAATGCTGTGCGGACGTTCCAAAGCTAACCAAGCTGCGAGAGTACTACCGCCAGATAATCCCCCAATGACAACTTGTTCGCCCAAAGCTTGCACTTGTTCTAACCAGTACAAACCAAATTCTTGGTAAACTCGCTGTTCTTCGGGTAGCGGTGGCGGATTGTCACCATCCCAATCTCCGGCAATTCCATGCCCTGGCAATAAAGGAATCACAACATTATAGCCAGCTTGGAAAAAGGCTTCGCCAATCGGCATAAACTGTTCAGGCGTTGCTGTAAATCCATGAAAGAATAAACACACCTTGGTAGTACGCTGGGCTTGTAATAAAAACCGCGATCGACAGTTGTCGTTCATCAACGGTAAAGCTTTTTCGCGCGCCCTCGTTTCTCTGACAATTGCTGCGGTGATATTTGAGTAGTCCGACATCCTGCAATGAGAAAACCAATTTCCAGCATAACCGCATGGTGGACTTGTGCCAAGTATCGGTGCAACTGTCGTGTTTTTTTAAGTTTACTTTACATTTTCTCAGAATAAGACGCTGGGATGTTGAGCTAGCTTTTAGAACATAAGTGCTACTCGATTTTAGTTGCGTGA
This window contains:
- a CDS encoding efflux RND transporter permease subunit; its protein translation is MQQGKASGLSVSAIAIRRHIGTLMLTLAVMVMGVFYLTSLPVDLLPSITYPRIGVRINAPGISPEVAIDEVTRPLEEALSATEGVVQVYSQTREGQVSLDLYFQPGGNIDQALNDATAALNRGRGQLPNTVEEPRLFKVDPSQLPVYEVALTSPALQGVDLRVFADEELARELTVVPGVASVDVAGGVDEEVQVNIDLNRLQALGVGLTTVLNELQARNQDISGGRIRGENGEPLTRTVGRFQSADEIRNLSFEVAGSNAQGTEDNATLPVRRVYLRDFAGVVDGTEDQRVFVNLNKQPAVKLSIQKQPDANTITVVNGVKQRIEELRRSGVIPADMVLTATLDESQFISNSITNVASAGLIGAGLAAIAVLLFLGSLRQTIIIVCAIPLATLAAIILMGLFGLSLNVFSLGGLALGVGIVVDNSIVMLENIAEGAGMTPGKDARTCMNSQQLISQSVRSSQEVESALVASTSTNLVAVLPFLLIGGFFSLLFSELILTISFAVAASILIAITFVPMVTSRLLAIRWSSRVGRLWILQAFNRRFDAATQGYRNFLSKILRYRLLVVAIAFLVLGGGSLLLVGQISQEILPRISTGQATLFAQFPPGTVIENNRKVMDAVDDILLEQPETEYVFSTAGGFLFGSNTTENPLRSSSTITLKPGSNVEAFVDRVNQEFNRLNLAGIRLRLSPGQVRGLILSNSPVRGAEVDIILQGDNEQNLRQAGQQILQALDQQATLANFRPDADSRQPELQIVPDWERVASFGLTTQDIGQTIQTAVEGSVPTQLQRGDRLVDVRVQLNQADIQNQSQLSRLPLFVNSNRQIRLFDVASIREGQAPGEIQRINQRQVYIIAGNLNEGASLGDALAEVDTVLENIDLPQGVSILPSSVAETNQQLQRSLQILGGLAAFLVFVVMAVQYNSLIDPLVIMFTVPLALAGGIFGLYITGTAIGATVLVGAVLLVGIVVNNAIIMVELANQIRDREQIDRKNAILKAAPQRLRPILMTTITTVLGMFPLALGIGEGSEFLQPLGVVVFSGLSLATLLTLLIIPCLYIILHEIRLQKLGDKLNKTFSR
- a CDS encoding carboxylesterase translates to MSDYSNITAAIVRETRAREKALPLMNDNCRSRFLLQAQRTTKVCLFFHGFTATPEQFMPIGEAFFQAGYNVVIPLLPGHGIAGDWDGDNPPPLPEEQRVYQEFGLYWLEQVQALGEQVVIGGLSGGSTLAAWLALERPHSIHRALLFAPFLSNSNLLVDFIVKILPIYFQWRTEEGAISYGYDGFVMPALRVFMDMGQDILDRVKTSIAAAPCFIIGSESDRAVDENENRDLYASLVKLQPKCWYYSFDRVFDIPHNMMTKAEGNEYQDLVIAVAKAYVESDLTWKEVEEIAYQMLFQGKTFDTVVQTLSLTSRVSPDLQTLISLLDKPTIIAARQSKSS